In one window of Hyla sarda isolate aHylSar1 chromosome 1, aHylSar1.hap1, whole genome shotgun sequence DNA:
- the LOC130269112 gene encoding survival motor neuron protein-like isoform X3: MAACDREIVYHKDSSQDMLRCSDKNRRQEGATGPGDIQKDCQREAPRESEWERDGHRDHPKDEGEKWCKKKKAQPPPPLSHPTTQPTCRSLASKWKVGDPCSAVWSEDGCVYPATVKSIDRETGTCVVQYNGYGNTERHQLDEIVSVGSSGDSTPPVKQWKVGDRCSVQWSEDGQLYSAVIRSVDEVLGTCVVVYEGYKNEEEQDLADLMPPSRVQARTRGKKQASPAPLGLDSSGDEEDTDWLYTRRSSTSSPDLSRNWRKQGKKSDWMYTFPPPPPPPPPPPPPPPSLPPPPPPKGCFWPPPPPPVRAHLPAWHNWPPSAPLPPPPPPPPFFSTEWEDYDEEEQEDEDVLACMLMAWYMTGYHTGFYKGLKQGRAEALRPNLKKGSRRK, translated from the exons GATATGCTTAGGTGCAGTGATAAGAATCGGAGACAAGAAGGAGCCACTGGACCCGGTGATATCCAAAAAGATTGTCAACGAGAGGCACCTAGAGAGTCAGAGTGGGAACGAGATGGTCACAGGGATCACCCAAAAGATGAGGGGGAGAAGTGGTGCAAGAAGAAGAAGGCACAGCCTCCTCCACCCCTTAGCCACCCAACAACGCAGCCAACTTGTCGTTCTCTTGCATCCAAA TGGAAGGTGGGAGACCCTTGTAGTGCTGTTTGGTCAGAAGATGGATGTGTCTATCCTGCTACTGTAAAATCCATTGATAGAGAAACAGGAACATGTGTGGTGCAGTACAATGGCTATGGAAACACTGAGAGGCATCAGCTGGATGAAATTGTGTCAGTGGGGAGTAGTGGGGATAGCACCCCACCTGTTAAACAG TGGAAGGTTGGTGACCGTTGTTCAGTACAGTGGTCTGAGGACGGACAGCTATACTCAGCCGTTATTCGCTCTGTGGATGAGGTGTTGGGCACCtgtgtggtggtgtatgagggatATAAGAATGAGGAGGAGCAGGACTTGGCTGATCTGATGCCTCCATCCAGAGTCCAAGCACGCACTCGCGGCAAGAAGCAGGCGAGTCCTGCACCTCTAGGACTGGACAGCTCAGGG GATGAGGAAGACACAGATTGGCTGTACACTCGGAGGAGTTCTACCTCTTCACCTGACCTATCCCGCAATTGGAGGAAACAAGGGAAGAAGTCTGATTGGATGTATACTTTTCCACCTCCACCTCCGCCTCCAcctcccccaccaccacctccacCTTCAttacctcctcctccaccacctaaG GGCTGCTTTtggccaccaccaccacctcctgtGAGAGCTCATCTTCCTGCTTGGCACAATTGGCCTCCT TCGGCACCCCTTCCGCCACCTCCCCCACCACCTCCTTTCTTCAGCACTGAGTGGGAGGATTATGATGAGGAGGAACAGGAGGATGAAGATGTATTAGCTTGTATGCTCATGGCTTGGTACATGACTGGATATCACACTGGCTTTTACAAG
- the LOC130269112 gene encoding survival motor neuron protein-like isoform X1, with protein sequence MAACDREIVYHKDSSQSEDIDEWDDAALIKSYEKAVQSFQDMLRCSDKNRRQEGATGPGDIQKDCQREAPRESEWERDGHRDHPKDEGEKWCKKKKAQPPPPLSHPTTQPTCRSLASKWKVGDPCSAVWSEDGCVYPATVKSIDRETGTCVVQYNGYGNTERHQLDEIVSVGSSGDSTPPVKQWKVGDRCSVQWSEDGQLYSAVIRSVDEVLGTCVVVYEGYKNEEEQDLADLMPPSRVQARTRGKKQASPAPLGLDSSGDEEDTDWLYTRRSSTSSPDLSRNWRKQGKKSDWMYTFPPPPPPPPPPPPPPPSLPPPPPPKGCFWPPPPPPVRAHLPAWHNWPPSAPLPPPPPPPPFFSTEWEDYDEEEQEDEDVLACMLMAWYMTGYHTGFYKGLKQGRAEALRPNLKKGSRRK encoded by the exons AGTGAAGATATTGATGAGTGGGACGATGCTGCTCTTATTAAATCCTATGAAAAGGCTGTCCAGTCTTTCCAG GATATGCTTAGGTGCAGTGATAAGAATCGGAGACAAGAAGGAGCCACTGGACCCGGTGATATCCAAAAAGATTGTCAACGAGAGGCACCTAGAGAGTCAGAGTGGGAACGAGATGGTCACAGGGATCACCCAAAAGATGAGGGGGAGAAGTGGTGCAAGAAGAAGAAGGCACAGCCTCCTCCACCCCTTAGCCACCCAACAACGCAGCCAACTTGTCGTTCTCTTGCATCCAAA TGGAAGGTGGGAGACCCTTGTAGTGCTGTTTGGTCAGAAGATGGATGTGTCTATCCTGCTACTGTAAAATCCATTGATAGAGAAACAGGAACATGTGTGGTGCAGTACAATGGCTATGGAAACACTGAGAGGCATCAGCTGGATGAAATTGTGTCAGTGGGGAGTAGTGGGGATAGCACCCCACCTGTTAAACAG TGGAAGGTTGGTGACCGTTGTTCAGTACAGTGGTCTGAGGACGGACAGCTATACTCAGCCGTTATTCGCTCTGTGGATGAGGTGTTGGGCACCtgtgtggtggtgtatgagggatATAAGAATGAGGAGGAGCAGGACTTGGCTGATCTGATGCCTCCATCCAGAGTCCAAGCACGCACTCGCGGCAAGAAGCAGGCGAGTCCTGCACCTCTAGGACTGGACAGCTCAGGG GATGAGGAAGACACAGATTGGCTGTACACTCGGAGGAGTTCTACCTCTTCACCTGACCTATCCCGCAATTGGAGGAAACAAGGGAAGAAGTCTGATTGGATGTATACTTTTCCACCTCCACCTCCGCCTCCAcctcccccaccaccacctccacCTTCAttacctcctcctccaccacctaaG GGCTGCTTTtggccaccaccaccacctcctgtGAGAGCTCATCTTCCTGCTTGGCACAATTGGCCTCCT TCGGCACCCCTTCCGCCACCTCCCCCACCACCTCCTTTCTTCAGCACTGAGTGGGAGGATTATGATGAGGAGGAACAGGAGGATGAAGATGTATTAGCTTGTATGCTCATGGCTTGGTACATGACTGGATATCACACTGGCTTTTACAAG
- the LOC130269112 gene encoding survival motor neuron protein-like isoform X5 produces the protein MAACDREIVYHKDSSQSEDIDEWDDAALIKSYEKAVQSFQDMLRCSDKNRRQEGATGPGDIQKDCQREAPRESEWERDGHRDHPKDEGEKWCKKKKAQPPPPLSHPTTQPTCRSLASKWKVGDPCSAVWSEDGCVYPATVKSIDRETGTCVVQYNGYGNTERHQLDEIVSVGSSGDSTPPVKQWKVGDRCSVQWSEDGQLYSAVIRSVDEVLGTCVVVYEGYKNEEEQDLADLMPPSRVQARTRGKKQASPAPLGLDSSGDEEDTDWLYTRRSSTSSPDLSRNWRKQGKKSDWMYTFPPPPPPPPPPPPPPPSLPPPPPPKGPIRQHDS, from the exons AGTGAAGATATTGATGAGTGGGACGATGCTGCTCTTATTAAATCCTATGAAAAGGCTGTCCAGTCTTTCCAG GATATGCTTAGGTGCAGTGATAAGAATCGGAGACAAGAAGGAGCCACTGGACCCGGTGATATCCAAAAAGATTGTCAACGAGAGGCACCTAGAGAGTCAGAGTGGGAACGAGATGGTCACAGGGATCACCCAAAAGATGAGGGGGAGAAGTGGTGCAAGAAGAAGAAGGCACAGCCTCCTCCACCCCTTAGCCACCCAACAACGCAGCCAACTTGTCGTTCTCTTGCATCCAAA TGGAAGGTGGGAGACCCTTGTAGTGCTGTTTGGTCAGAAGATGGATGTGTCTATCCTGCTACTGTAAAATCCATTGATAGAGAAACAGGAACATGTGTGGTGCAGTACAATGGCTATGGAAACACTGAGAGGCATCAGCTGGATGAAATTGTGTCAGTGGGGAGTAGTGGGGATAGCACCCCACCTGTTAAACAG TGGAAGGTTGGTGACCGTTGTTCAGTACAGTGGTCTGAGGACGGACAGCTATACTCAGCCGTTATTCGCTCTGTGGATGAGGTGTTGGGCACCtgtgtggtggtgtatgagggatATAAGAATGAGGAGGAGCAGGACTTGGCTGATCTGATGCCTCCATCCAGAGTCCAAGCACGCACTCGCGGCAAGAAGCAGGCGAGTCCTGCACCTCTAGGACTGGACAGCTCAGGG GATGAGGAAGACACAGATTGGCTGTACACTCGGAGGAGTTCTACCTCTTCACCTGACCTATCCCGCAATTGGAGGAAACAAGGGAAGAAGTCTGATTGGATGTATACTTTTCCACCTCCACCTCCGCCTCCAcctcccccaccaccacctccacCTTCAttacctcctcctccaccacctaaG gGACCCATCCGCCAGCATGACAGTTGA
- the LOC130269112 gene encoding survival motor neuron protein-like isoform X2, whose product MAACDREIVYHKDSSQSEDIDEWDDAALIKSYEKAVQSFQDMLRCSDKNRRQEGATGPGDIQKDCQREAPRESEWERDGHRDHPKDEGEKWCKKKKAQPPPPLSHPTTQPTCRSLASKWKVGDPCSAVWSEDGCVYPATVKSIDRETGTCVVQYNGYGNTERHQLDEIVSVGSSGDSTPPVKQWKVGDRCSVQWSEDGQLYSAVIRSVDEVLGTCVVVYEGYKNEEEQDLADLMPPSRVQARTRGKKQDEEDTDWLYTRRSSTSSPDLSRNWRKQGKKSDWMYTFPPPPPPPPPPPPPPPSLPPPPPPKGCFWPPPPPPVRAHLPAWHNWPPSAPLPPPPPPPPFFSTEWEDYDEEEQEDEDVLACMLMAWYMTGYHTGFYKGLKQGRAEALRPNLKKGSRRK is encoded by the exons AGTGAAGATATTGATGAGTGGGACGATGCTGCTCTTATTAAATCCTATGAAAAGGCTGTCCAGTCTTTCCAG GATATGCTTAGGTGCAGTGATAAGAATCGGAGACAAGAAGGAGCCACTGGACCCGGTGATATCCAAAAAGATTGTCAACGAGAGGCACCTAGAGAGTCAGAGTGGGAACGAGATGGTCACAGGGATCACCCAAAAGATGAGGGGGAGAAGTGGTGCAAGAAGAAGAAGGCACAGCCTCCTCCACCCCTTAGCCACCCAACAACGCAGCCAACTTGTCGTTCTCTTGCATCCAAA TGGAAGGTGGGAGACCCTTGTAGTGCTGTTTGGTCAGAAGATGGATGTGTCTATCCTGCTACTGTAAAATCCATTGATAGAGAAACAGGAACATGTGTGGTGCAGTACAATGGCTATGGAAACACTGAGAGGCATCAGCTGGATGAAATTGTGTCAGTGGGGAGTAGTGGGGATAGCACCCCACCTGTTAAACAG TGGAAGGTTGGTGACCGTTGTTCAGTACAGTGGTCTGAGGACGGACAGCTATACTCAGCCGTTATTCGCTCTGTGGATGAGGTGTTGGGCACCtgtgtggtggtgtatgagggatATAAGAATGAGGAGGAGCAGGACTTGGCTGATCTGATGCCTCCATCCAGAGTCCAAGCACGCACTCGCGGCAAGAAGCAG GATGAGGAAGACACAGATTGGCTGTACACTCGGAGGAGTTCTACCTCTTCACCTGACCTATCCCGCAATTGGAGGAAACAAGGGAAGAAGTCTGATTGGATGTATACTTTTCCACCTCCACCTCCGCCTCCAcctcccccaccaccacctccacCTTCAttacctcctcctccaccacctaaG GGCTGCTTTtggccaccaccaccacctcctgtGAGAGCTCATCTTCCTGCTTGGCACAATTGGCCTCCT TCGGCACCCCTTCCGCCACCTCCCCCACCACCTCCTTTCTTCAGCACTGAGTGGGAGGATTATGATGAGGAGGAACAGGAGGATGAAGATGTATTAGCTTGTATGCTCATGGCTTGGTACATGACTGGATATCACACTGGCTTTTACAAG